The following are encoded in a window of Halosolutus halophilus genomic DNA:
- a CDS encoding cupin domain-containing protein, giving the protein MEKINDSDLEWDEYDRDDTDGETAFRRKELANAVDADDLGCSLYELPPGTRSWPYHYHTANEEAMYVLSGEGLLRVADGEESLTAGDYVTLPANERGGHRVVNDGEDPLRYLMVSTMTEPDVTIYPEMNKFGVFVGSPPGGRDDRSFEGYYRIDDETEYWE; this is encoded by the coding sequence ATGGAGAAAATCAACGACTCCGACCTCGAATGGGACGAGTACGATCGCGACGACACGGACGGCGAAACCGCCTTTCGCCGAAAGGAACTCGCGAACGCCGTCGACGCCGACGACCTCGGCTGTAGCCTCTACGAACTGCCCCCGGGAACGCGATCGTGGCCCTATCACTACCACACGGCCAACGAGGAGGCGATGTACGTGCTGTCCGGCGAGGGACTGCTCAGGGTCGCCGACGGCGAGGAGTCGCTGACTGCCGGGGACTACGTGACTCTCCCGGCGAACGAGCGGGGCGGCCACCGGGTCGTCAACGACGGCGAGGACCCGCTCCGGTACCTGATGGTCTCGACGATGACCGAACCGGACGTCACGATCTACCCGGAGATGAACAAATTCGGCGTCTTCGTCGGATCGCCGCCGGGCGGACGCGACGATCGATCGTTCGAGGGATACTATCGAATCGACGACGAGACGGAGTACTGGGAGTAG
- a CDS encoding universal stress protein, whose translation MYEKILVPTDGSETSEVAVDHAIDLAEMYGADIHTLYVVDTDSMSLTLGGEQLDRIEQGRYGEMDEVRERAERATGHVADRASERGLDTVEHVSAGKPHTQIANYVEDNGIDLVVMGSHGRSGVTRALLGSVTERTLRSTHVPVLVVDVNGND comes from the coding sequence ATGTACGAAAAAATACTCGTTCCGACTGATGGTAGCGAGACGTCCGAAGTAGCCGTCGATCACGCGATCGACCTCGCCGAGATGTACGGGGCCGATATCCACACCCTGTACGTCGTCGACACCGACTCGATGAGCCTCACCCTCGGCGGTGAACAGCTCGATCGCATCGAACAGGGCCGGTACGGCGAGATGGACGAGGTGCGGGAGCGTGCCGAACGCGCCACCGGCCACGTCGCCGACCGCGCTAGCGAGCGCGGACTCGACACCGTCGAGCACGTCTCGGCGGGCAAACCCCACACGCAAATCGCCAACTACGTCGAGGACAACGGGATCGATCTCGTCGTGATGGGGTCGCACGGTCGCTCGGGGGTCACGCGGGCGCTGCTCGGCAGCGTTACCGAGCGAACCCTTCGATCGACGCACGTGCCGGTCCTCGTCGTCGACGTGAACGGAAACGACTAG
- a CDS encoding bacterio-opsin activator domain-containing protein: protein MSLEGTTGVILGRREYESLLNAAETYREALVIRLCGDAGLRPAELTRVTIDDVEQVRIDPPRYLIRVPTGDGDRGRTAYLPTRVERELRRYARSNGLSTDDPIFTVTPRRLQMLVSDVADRASDLFDDPDLAHVSTSDLRQYFARTALVDHDVNPRVVKTVGGWRSFEALESYLPEPTDTEIVDAFDAVEGATGPRAGDHQPGPAVSDDSVVRLLLAASDRYALVRLDADGYVEQWNRSAAAMFGYRAGEIVGTHVSAFYTDEAVEDGVPERTLSTALDESGCETDGWRVHKDGSQFRATEVVSPLRDDQGHHRGFAVFVRDVTAAHEELESVREQRDELDRLYAVSRRHRHVTDALLESTDHEEVETATCTALTEGEAYEFAWIDRATISDRRREWRASSGIAPGAVERVVPDEWRTDGSAGALERSESAADVRPEDGTLTVAEDVTATLDDDVFEGAIAKVPLAYGDTVYGTLSVATERTGAFEDDERAWLATIGHQIGYAIAAIRRRNLLLSDRVVELEVACRDDRSFFVDASRRLDCRFELDSLVPIGESTQLYYVRLEGASPADVFDLADAAPGIEDCRLVETDEEGWRVEFVIEGSCPIVTLTEYGVTVHEAVFETGSATITGDCAADADLRTILDGLRSAFPNSELQGKREAERTVQTAREFREGLEDRLTDRQEAALRAAYFGGYYDWPRESTAEEVADAMGVSSPTLHNHLRKGQHELLRTFFDDPDG, encoded by the coding sequence ATGAGTCTCGAGGGGACTACGGGGGTGATTCTCGGGCGGCGAGAGTACGAGTCTCTCCTGAACGCCGCGGAAACGTACCGCGAGGCGCTGGTGATTCGGCTCTGTGGGGACGCCGGGCTCCGGCCGGCCGAGCTGACGCGGGTTACGATCGACGACGTCGAGCAGGTGCGGATCGATCCGCCACGGTACCTGATACGGGTACCAACCGGTGACGGTGACAGGGGCCGAACTGCATACCTTCCGACCCGCGTCGAACGCGAACTCCGGCGCTACGCCCGCAGTAACGGCCTCTCGACCGACGATCCGATCTTCACCGTTACGCCCCGTCGGCTCCAGATGCTGGTCTCGGACGTCGCCGATCGCGCGAGCGACCTGTTCGACGACCCCGACCTCGCCCACGTCTCCACGAGCGACCTTCGGCAGTACTTTGCGCGGACCGCGCTGGTCGACCACGACGTCAACCCGCGGGTCGTCAAAACCGTCGGCGGCTGGCGCAGCTTCGAAGCCCTCGAGTCCTATCTACCCGAGCCGACGGACACCGAGATCGTCGACGCGTTCGACGCCGTCGAGGGGGCGACCGGTCCTCGCGCCGGCGATCACCAGCCCGGTCCTGCGGTGAGCGACGACAGCGTCGTCCGACTGTTGCTGGCCGCCAGCGATCGGTACGCGCTCGTCCGCCTCGACGCGGACGGTTACGTCGAACAGTGGAACCGTAGCGCGGCCGCGATGTTCGGGTACCGGGCCGGCGAGATAGTCGGCACCCACGTCTCGGCGTTCTACACCGACGAGGCCGTCGAAGACGGCGTTCCCGAACGGACGCTCTCGACTGCGCTCGACGAATCCGGCTGCGAAACCGACGGCTGGCGGGTTCACAAGGACGGATCCCAGTTCCGAGCGACCGAAGTCGTCTCGCCGCTACGAGACGACCAGGGCCACCACCGCGGGTTCGCCGTCTTCGTCCGCGACGTGACGGCCGCCCACGAGGAACTCGAGTCCGTTCGCGAGCAACGGGACGAACTCGATCGGCTCTATGCAGTCTCCCGGCGACACCGACACGTGACCGACGCGTTGCTCGAGTCGACCGACCACGAGGAAGTCGAGACGGCGACGTGTACCGCACTCACCGAGGGCGAGGCCTACGAGTTCGCCTGGATCGATCGGGCGACCATCTCGGATCGCCGCCGGGAGTGGCGCGCGTCCAGCGGTATCGCCCCCGGCGCGGTCGAACGAGTCGTGCCGGACGAGTGGCGTACGGACGGTTCGGCTGGCGCGCTCGAGCGTTCGGAATCGGCAGCCGACGTCCGGCCCGAAGACGGAACGCTGACGGTCGCGGAAGACGTCACGGCGACGCTCGACGACGACGTGTTCGAGGGAGCCATCGCGAAAGTCCCGCTCGCATACGGCGATACCGTCTACGGGACGCTCTCGGTGGCGACCGAGCGCACGGGCGCGTTCGAGGACGACGAACGGGCGTGGCTCGCGACGATCGGCCATCAGATCGGCTACGCGATCGCCGCCATCCGGCGGCGGAACCTCCTGCTGTCCGATCGGGTGGTCGAACTCGAGGTCGCCTGTCGCGACGATCGATCGTTCTTCGTCGACGCCTCGCGCCGGCTCGATTGCCGGTTCGAACTCGATTCGCTGGTTCCGATCGGGGAGTCGACACAGCTCTACTACGTCCGGCTCGAGGGGGCGTCGCCGGCCGACGTCTTCGACCTCGCCGACGCTGCCCCAGGAATCGAGGACTGTCGGTTGGTCGAAACCGACGAGGAGGGGTGGCGCGTCGAGTTCGTCATCGAGGGCTCCTGTCCGATCGTCACGCTGACCGAGTACGGCGTTACCGTCCACGAGGCGGTCTTCGAGACCGGTTCGGCGACGATTACCGGCGACTGTGCTGCCGACGCCGACCTCCGGACGATCCTCGACGGGCTTCGCTCCGCGTTCCCGAACTCCGAACTGCAGGGAAAACGCGAGGCCGAACGGACCGTCCAGACCGCTCGCGAGTTTCGGGAGGGTCTCGAGGATCGGCTGACGGACCGCCAGGAGGCCGCACTTCGGGCGGCCTACTTCGGCGGCTACTACGACTGGCCCCGAGAGAGTACGGCCGAGGAAGTCGCCGACGCGATGGGGGTTTCCTCGCCGACGCTCCACAACCATTTGCGGAAGGGCCAACACGAGTTGCTCCGAACGTTCTTCGACGATCCGGACGGGTAG
- a CDS encoding DUF4212 domain-containing protein: MADNTNQDSNDTVETDGGVAGQAGQAHRNTDYLGSEVNLLNPSTPFMRDHLRVVWTGFIIWVLAVFGPVTLTYLATDAMTTQMPVLGFPLHYFLVAFGAPTSALILSFWYSRKRDALDEKYGIDHKTVEEAGRGSEAAATDGGVDE; the protein is encoded by the coding sequence ATGGCAGATAATACCAACCAAGATTCGAACGATACCGTGGAAACGGACGGTGGCGTGGCCGGCCAGGCCGGCCAGGCCCACCGAAACACCGACTACCTCGGTTCGGAGGTGAACCTCCTGAATCCGAGTACGCCGTTCATGCGCGATCACCTGCGGGTGGTCTGGACGGGCTTTATCATCTGGGTACTGGCGGTGTTCGGGCCGGTGACGCTGACGTACCTGGCGACCGACGCGATGACGACCCAGATGCCGGTGCTCGGCTTCCCGCTTCACTACTTCCTGGTCGCGTTCGGCGCACCGACCAGCGCGCTGATCCTGTCGTTCTGGTACTCGCGCAAGCGCGACGCGCTCGACGAGAAGTACGGCATCGATCACAAGACGGTTGAAGAGGCCGGTCGCGGCAGCGAGGCCGCGGCCACGGACGGGGGTGTCGACGAATGA
- a CDS encoding VC_2705 family sodium/solute symporter codes for MTGVPIVPLQESLLPESLNISFKLLPAILVLGMLGLFLAIGFVFRVADTEDMWVAGRSIGNVENGMAIGANWMSAASYLGMAASIALAGFYGLVFVVGWTTGYFILLIFLAAQLRRFGKYTAPDFVGDRFNSDTARAIAAVTTFLIGFVYAIGQAKGMALVGLYVFGDYGGIIPGLDGYQVMVVFMMAITVGYLTLSGMLGATKNQAVQYVILISAFLLGLFVVGYTNGYSTVLPQMEYGMLISELGSEFSEPFVTSSYYLWIATTFSLIVGTCGLPHVLVRFYTVESERTARWSTVWGLFFICLLYWSAPAFAAFGTDLYSSNVRPTYGDPGMASAASEVIVVLAAQLSNLPQWFVGFVAAGGIAAAIATVAGLFIAGSSAISHDIYTNIVNEDATQRQQILVGRLSIVALGALTTLAALNPASSIAALVGYAFALAGSVLFPMFFIGMWWENANRQGALAGMTTGLVGWSIPMINEIVPTYMSSLEAPLSAGLAQWMPAIGSALITLPIVFAVTIIVSLVTAEPDMETKRVVRQCHSPEPMGQHRTAEDVVTDGGETPADD; via the coding sequence ATGACCGGCGTCCCGATCGTTCCGCTGCAGGAGAGTCTCCTTCCCGAGTCGCTCAACATCTCGTTTAAGTTGCTCCCCGCCATCCTCGTGCTGGGGATGCTGGGGCTATTCCTCGCCATCGGGTTCGTCTTCCGCGTGGCAGACACGGAAGACATGTGGGTCGCCGGCCGTTCCATCGGGAACGTCGAGAACGGGATGGCCATCGGTGCGAACTGGATGTCTGCCGCCTCCTATCTCGGGATGGCGGCCTCGATCGCGCTGGCCGGTTTCTACGGGCTGGTGTTCGTCGTCGGCTGGACGACGGGCTACTTCATCCTGCTCATCTTCCTGGCGGCGCAACTGCGCCGGTTCGGGAAGTACACCGCGCCGGACTTCGTCGGCGACCGCTTTAACTCCGACACCGCACGCGCCATCGCGGCCGTCACGACGTTCCTCATCGGCTTCGTCTACGCCATCGGCCAGGCGAAGGGTATGGCACTCGTCGGTCTGTACGTCTTCGGGGATTACGGCGGTATCATCCCCGGACTGGACGGCTACCAGGTGATGGTCGTCTTTATGATGGCGATTACCGTCGGCTACCTGACGCTGTCCGGAATGCTCGGTGCGACGAAGAACCAGGCTGTCCAGTACGTCATCCTCATTTCAGCGTTCCTGTTGGGCCTGTTCGTCGTCGGCTACACGAACGGCTACTCGACGGTGCTGCCGCAGATGGAGTACGGCATGCTCATCAGCGAACTCGGCAGCGAGTTCTCCGAACCGTTCGTCACCTCGAGTTACTACCTGTGGATCGCGACCACGTTCTCGCTCATCGTCGGCACCTGCGGGCTCCCGCACGTGCTGGTGCGGTTCTACACGGTCGAGAGCGAGCGGACGGCCCGCTGGTCGACCGTCTGGGGGCTGTTCTTCATCTGCCTCCTGTACTGGAGCGCACCGGCGTTCGCGGCGTTCGGGACCGACCTCTACAGCTCGAACGTCCGCCCGACGTACGGTGACCCCGGCATGGCCAGTGCTGCCAGCGAGGTCATCGTCGTGCTGGCGGCCCAGCTGTCGAATCTGCCGCAGTGGTTCGTTGGGTTCGTCGCTGCCGGCGGTATCGCCGCGGCCATCGCGACGGTCGCCGGGCTGTTCATCGCCGGCTCGTCGGCCATCAGCCACGACATCTACACGAACATCGTCAACGAGGACGCGACCCAGCGCCAACAGATCCTCGTCGGTCGCCTCTCGATCGTCGCACTGGGCGCGCTGACCACGCTGGCCGCACTCAATCCCGCGTCGTCGATCGCCGCGCTCGTCGGTTACGCGTTCGCGCTGGCCGGGTCCGTGCTGTTCCCGATGTTCTTCATCGGGATGTGGTGGGAGAACGCCAACCGGCAGGGTGCTCTCGCCGGCATGACCACCGGGCTGGTCGGCTGGTCGATCCCGATGATCAACGAGATCGTCCCGACGTACATGTCCTCGCTCGAGGCACCGCTGTCGGCGGGACTGGCACAGTGGATGCCGGCCATCGGCTCGGCGCTGATCACCCTGCCGATCGTCTTCGCCGTCACCATCATCGTCTCGCTGGTGACCGCCGAACCGGACATGGAGACGAAACGCGTCGTGCGCCAGTGCCACAGCCCTGAACCGATGGGCCAGCACAGGACCGCAGAAGACGTTGTGACCGACGGGGGCGAGACCCCCGCGGACGACTAA
- a CDS encoding tRNA (cytidine(56)-2'-O)-methyltransferase, with translation MQEFPEVAVLRLGHRPGRDERMTTHVGLTARALGADRAVFPDNAGQSHETVADITDRFGGPFAVERTDSPRASIRDWDGRIVHLTMYGERVQDVEGEIRSAHRDDGEPLLVVVGAEKVPFDVYEAADWNVGITNQPHSEVAGLAVFLDRLFEGRELDRDWADADRRVIPMETGKRVESVDEDAESDAA, from the coding sequence ATGCAGGAGTTTCCCGAGGTCGCCGTCCTTCGACTCGGCCACCGGCCCGGCCGGGACGAGCGGATGACGACCCACGTCGGGCTGACCGCGCGGGCGCTCGGGGCCGATCGGGCCGTCTTCCCCGACAACGCGGGCCAGTCCCACGAGACGGTCGCGGACATCACCGATCGGTTCGGCGGCCCGTTCGCGGTCGAACGCACCGACTCGCCGCGGGCCTCGATCCGCGACTGGGACGGCCGGATCGTCCACCTCACGATGTACGGCGAGCGCGTCCAGGACGTCGAGGGCGAAATCCGATCGGCCCACCGCGACGACGGCGAACCGCTGTTGGTCGTCGTCGGGGCGGAGAAGGTCCCGTTCGACGTCTACGAGGCGGCCGACTGGAACGTCGGGATCACCAACCAGCCCCACTCGGAGGTGGCCGGCCTCGCGGTCTTCCTCGATCGGCTCTTCGAGGGTCGGGAACTCGACCGCGACTGGGCTGACGCCGATCGGCGCGTGATCCCGATGGAGACCGGCAAGCGGGTCGAATCGGTCGACGAAGACGCCGAGTCCGACGCGGCGTAG
- the acs gene encoding acetate--CoA ligase: protein MSQDNANLEARLEEQEAFEPPESFVEQANVTDPGVYEEFEENWPECWERAADLLTWDEEYDTVLEDGNAPFYEWFTGGELNASYNCLDRHVEDGAGDSVAIEWEGELGETRSYTYDELLDEVEDFAATLRDLGVEEDDVVTLYMPMIPELPIAMLACARIGAPHSVVFAGFSADALATRMNSADSEYLVTCDGYYRRGDALDHISKANEGLEGVEHEVSDVVVVDRLGDDLEHDLADNQHDYDELVADHEGSTVEPVSRDAEDMLFLMYTSGTTGKPKGVKHTTGGYLAYSAWTSHAVLDIEADDTYWCSADIGWITGHSYIVYGPLALGTTTVMYEGTPDYPDKDRLWEIVEKNEVDIFYTAPTAIRAFMKWGAEYTENHDLSSLRLLGTVGEPINPRAWKWYYKHIGNEECPIVDTWWQTETGGMMITTLPGINTMKPGSAGPPLPGIDARVVDAQGEEVDAGQAGYVTINNPWPGMLRTLYNNDDRFIEEYWSEYSDPDADEWVYFPEDGAKIDQDGFITVLGRVDDVINVSGHRLGTMEIESAVVGVEGIAEAAVVGGEHEVKGEAVYVYAIPEDGYEGDEELEEQAIEGILDSIGPIAKPEEVIFTPELPKTRSGKIMRRLLEDIASGNELGNTSTLRNPEVVDDIADQVESD, encoded by the coding sequence ATGTCACAGGACAATGCCAATCTCGAGGCACGACTCGAGGAGCAAGAGGCGTTCGAGCCGCCCGAGTCGTTCGTCGAGCAGGCAAACGTCACTGATCCGGGGGTATACGAGGAGTTCGAGGAGAACTGGCCGGAGTGTTGGGAGCGTGCTGCCGACCTGCTCACGTGGGACGAGGAGTACGACACCGTCCTCGAGGACGGAAACGCGCCGTTTTACGAGTGGTTCACCGGCGGTGAACTCAACGCATCGTACAACTGTCTCGACCGGCACGTAGAGGACGGTGCTGGCGACAGCGTAGCGATCGAGTGGGAAGGCGAACTCGGCGAGACGCGAAGCTACACCTACGACGAACTGCTGGACGAGGTCGAGGACTTCGCCGCGACGCTGCGTGACCTCGGCGTGGAGGAAGACGACGTCGTCACGCTGTACATGCCGATGATTCCGGAATTGCCGATCGCGATGCTGGCGTGTGCCCGCATCGGCGCACCGCACAGCGTCGTTTTCGCCGGCTTCTCGGCGGACGCGCTCGCGACGCGGATGAACTCGGCCGACAGCGAGTACCTCGTCACCTGCGACGGCTACTACCGTCGCGGCGACGCACTCGATCACATCTCGAAGGCCAACGAGGGCCTCGAGGGCGTCGAGCACGAGGTTTCCGACGTCGTGGTCGTCGACCGGCTGGGTGACGACCTCGAGCACGACCTCGCGGACAACCAGCACGACTACGACGAACTGGTTGCCGACCACGAGGGGTCGACGGTCGAGCCGGTCTCGAGGGACGCCGAGGACATGCTGTTCCTGATGTACACCTCGGGGACCACCGGGAAACCGAAGGGGGTCAAGCACACGACGGGTGGCTACCTCGCGTACTCCGCGTGGACGAGCCACGCCGTGTTGGACATCGAAGCCGACGACACCTACTGGTGCTCGGCGGACATCGGCTGGATTACCGGCCACTCGTACATCGTCTACGGGCCCCTGGCGCTGGGGACGACGACCGTGATGTACGAGGGGACGCCGGACTACCCCGACAAGGATCGGCTCTGGGAGATCGTCGAGAAGAACGAGGTCGACATCTTCTACACCGCGCCGACGGCGATCCGGGCGTTCATGAAGTGGGGCGCGGAGTACACGGAGAACCACGACCTCTCGTCGCTGCGCTTGCTCGGCACCGTCGGGGAGCCGATCAATCCGCGCGCGTGGAAGTGGTACTACAAACACATCGGCAACGAGGAGTGCCCGATCGTCGACACCTGGTGGCAGACCGAGACCGGGGGCATGATGATCACGACGCTGCCGGGGATCAACACCATGAAACCCGGTTCCGCGGGGCCGCCGCTGCCGGGAATCGACGCCCGCGTCGTCGACGCGCAGGGCGAGGAAGTCGACGCCGGCCAGGCCGGCTACGTTACGATCAACAACCCGTGGCCCGGCATGCTGCGGACGCTGTACAACAACGACGATCGGTTCATCGAGGAGTACTGGAGCGAGTACTCCGATCCGGACGCCGACGAGTGGGTCTACTTCCCCGAGGACGGCGCCAAGATCGACCAGGACGGCTTCATCACGGTCCTCGGCCGGGTCGACGACGTGATCAACGTCTCCGGCCACCGGCTGGGCACGATGGAGATCGAGTCCGCCGTCGTCGGCGTCGAGGGAATCGCCGAAGCCGCCGTCGTGGGCGGCGAACACGAGGTCAAAGGCGAGGCGGTCTACGTCTACGCCATCCCCGAGGACGGCTACGAGGGTGACGAAGAACTCGAGGAGCAGGCCATCGAGGGCATCCTCGACTCCATCGGGCCGATCGCCAAGCCCGAAGAGGTGATCTTCACGCCCGAACTGCCCAAGACCCGATCGGGGAAGATCATGCGCCGTCTGCTCGAGGACATCGCGAGTGGAAACGAACTCGGAAACACGTCGACGCTGCGGAACCCCGAAGTCGTCGACGACATCGCCGATCAGGTGGAAAGCGACTGA
- the acs gene encoding acetate--CoA ligase, with the protein MDDRNGWGRERPAPTGLPRNPPTSFVEQANVTNERIHEEFDEPASWERAADLLAWDEPYDTVLEDEEAPFYRWFTGGTLNASFNCLDRHIEAGRKTHTAIRWEGKRGERETYTYQDLFVEVNELAAALRDLGVGEDDVVTIYLPMIPELPIAMLACARIGAPHSVVFAGLSAEALATRMDAAESEYLLTCDGYYRRGDAFNQKSKVDNACIALDHDVQTIVVDRLGDDLPHVLGDGERDYHDLREEFSGETVDPVARDAEDMLFLMYTSGTTGEPKGVVHSTGGYLAHVAWTSHAVLDVKPEDTYWCAADIGWITGHSYIVYGPLALGTTTVMYEGTPDYPDRARLWEIVDRNAVDVFYTAPTAIRAFMKWGAEYPAKHDLSSLRLLGSVGEPISPRPWDWYHERIGGGECPIVDTWWQTETGAITVSTLPGIDEMKPGSAGPPLPGIDARVVDDSGTEVAPGEAGYLVLARPWPGMARTLYDGDDRFLEEYWTQFSDPETDRWWYFSGDAARIDEDGYITVLGRIDDVINVSGRRLSTMEIESAIAGVDGVAEAAVVGRSSDANGTDVYAYVSTEGHSENGDAIREAIVESVESTIGPIARPAEVIFTPELPKTRSGKIMRRLLAAVANDEELGDTSALRNPEIVGEIQAEIGDEGEANERN; encoded by the coding sequence ATGGACGATCGGAACGGGTGGGGGCGGGAGCGACCCGCCCCCACCGGGTTGCCTCGGAATCCGCCCACGTCGTTCGTCGAGCAGGCGAACGTGACGAACGAGCGGATCCACGAGGAGTTCGACGAGCCGGCAAGCTGGGAGCGCGCTGCCGACCTGCTCGCGTGGGACGAACCCTACGACACCGTCCTCGAGGACGAGGAGGCGCCGTTCTACCGCTGGTTCACCGGCGGAACGCTGAACGCGTCGTTCAACTGCCTCGATCGGCACATTGAGGCCGGACGAAAGACACACACCGCCATCAGGTGGGAGGGCAAACGCGGCGAACGCGAGACCTACACCTACCAGGATCTGTTCGTCGAGGTCAACGAACTCGCGGCGGCGTTGCGCGACCTCGGCGTCGGCGAGGACGACGTCGTCACGATCTACCTGCCGATGATCCCGGAGCTACCGATCGCGATGTTGGCCTGCGCCCGAATCGGCGCGCCCCACAGCGTCGTCTTCGCCGGACTGTCGGCCGAGGCCCTCGCCACCCGGATGGACGCCGCGGAGAGCGAGTACCTGCTCACCTGTGACGGCTACTACCGACGTGGCGACGCGTTCAACCAGAAGAGCAAGGTCGACAACGCCTGCATCGCGCTCGACCACGACGTCCAGACGATCGTCGTCGATCGACTCGGTGACGACCTCCCCCACGTTCTCGGGGACGGGGAACGGGACTATCACGACCTCCGCGAGGAGTTTTCCGGCGAGACCGTCGACCCGGTGGCCCGTGACGCCGAGGACATGCTGTTCCTGATGTACACCTCGGGGACGACAGGCGAACCGAAGGGGGTCGTCCACAGCACGGGCGGCTACCTCGCCCACGTCGCCTGGACGAGCCACGCGGTGCTGGACGTCAAACCCGAGGACACCTACTGGTGTGCGGCCGACATCGGCTGGATCACGGGCCACTCGTACATCGTCTACGGGCCGCTGGCGCTGGGGACGACGACCGTGATGTACGAGGGGACGCCGGATTACCCCGATCGCGCCCGCCTCTGGGAGATCGTCGATCGAAACGCGGTCGACGTCTTCTACACCGCGCCGACGGCGATCCGGGCGTTCATGAAGTGGGGTGCGGAGTATCCGGCCAAACACGACCTCTCGTCGCTGCGCTTGCTGGGTTCGGTCGGAGAACCGATCAGTCCGCGGCCGTGGGACTGGTATCACGAGCGCATCGGCGGCGGCGAGTGCCCGATCGTCGACACCTGGTGGCAGACCGAGACGGGTGCCATCACGGTCTCGACGCTGCCCGGGATCGACGAGATGAAACCCGGTTCCGCGGGGCCGCCGCTGCCGGGGATCGACGCCCGCGTCGTCGACGACTCGGGGACGGAGGTCGCGCCCGGCGAAGCCGGCTATCTCGTCCTCGCCCGGCCGTGGCCGGGGATGGCCCGGACGCTGTACGACGGCGACGATCGGTTCCTCGAGGAGTACTGGACCCAGTTCTCGGACCCCGAGACGGACCGGTGGTGGTACTTCAGCGGTGACGCGGCCCGGATCGACGAGGACGGCTACATCACCGTCTTGGGCCGGATCGACGACGTGATCAACGTCTCGGGGCGACGGCTGAGTACGATGGAGATCGAGTCCGCGATCGCCGGCGTCGACGGCGTCGCGGAGGCGGCCGTCGTCGGACGTTCGAGCGACGCCAACGGGACCGACGTCTACGCGTACGTGAGTACCGAGGGGCACAGCGAGAATGGCGACGCGATCCGAGAGGCGATCGTCGAGAGCGTGGAGTCGACGATCGGCCCGATCGCCAGGCCCGCCGAGGTGATCTTCACGCCGGAACTGCCCAAGACCCGATCGGGGAAGATCATGCGTCGCCTGCTCGCGGCCGTCGCCAACGACGAGGAACTCGGCGACACGAGCGCGCTGCGAAATCCCGAGATCGTCGGCGAGATTCAGGCCGAGATCGGCGACGAGGGCGAAGCGAACGAGCGTAACTGA